One window of the Actinomyces procaprae genome contains the following:
- a CDS encoding YesL family protein — translation MQPVDDADIDLPGWGGTVMGWLRVATQLVALNILWWLGLLAGLVVCGALPAGCAVHELARRSRRDPSMHLWRDFWRIYRESFRPAAGVGAPLVTVTLLGGVDLGILSHARGALVALLIPVIVICIMCVVVACYAIPLLGATDDLGARETLRRAAGVAVASPLTTIGLVVTAAAAGAVAWCWPLLEVLVGVSLPLTAMTLLTRERLLHTGVLVDPSA, via the coding sequence ATGCAGCCAGTCGACGACGCCGACATCGACCTGCCGGGTTGGGGCGGCACCGTCATGGGCTGGCTGCGCGTGGCCACCCAGCTCGTGGCGCTGAACATCCTGTGGTGGCTCGGTCTTCTCGCCGGACTGGTGGTGTGCGGCGCGCTTCCCGCCGGCTGCGCCGTGCACGAGCTTGCACGGCGCAGCCGCCGCGATCCCTCCATGCATCTGTGGCGCGACTTCTGGCGAATCTACCGGGAGTCCTTCCGCCCTGCAGCGGGCGTCGGGGCGCCGCTGGTCACCGTGACACTGCTGGGCGGCGTCGACCTGGGCATCCTGTCTCACGCCCGCGGAGCGCTGGTGGCACTGTTAATTCCCGTCATCGTCATCTGCATCATGTGCGTCGTAGTGGCGTGCTACGCCATCCCACTGCTCGGCGCCACGGACGACCTCGGGGCGCGGGAGACGCTACGGCGGGCGGCGGGGGTCGCCGTAGCCTCACCGCTTACAACCATTGGCCTGGTGGTCACGGCTGCGGCCGCCGGGGCGGTGGCCTGGTGCTGGCCGCTGTTGGAGGTCCTGGTCGGCGTAAGCCTCCCGCTGACGGCGATGACGCTGCTTACCCGCGAGCGGCTGCTGCACACCGGGGTGCTTGTCGATCCGTCCGCGTAG
- a CDS encoding LacI family DNA-binding transcriptional regulator, with protein MAVTMHDVARLAGVSVKTVSNVVNDYPHVRESTRTKVLDAIDKLGYKVNQSARNLRRGSTGLVCLAVPELKLAYFAELADAVIAAAEKYDRTVLIEQTNSDRERELRVLHDSRRHLFDGLLFSPLELGQDDIAQFHVDYPLVLLGERVFGAPADHVTMANTEAAYQATTHLLGLGRRRVALIGAHAGEVVGSAGLREAGYRQAHAQAGLVVDERLVREAGLWHRASGAEATRRLISDGVQFDAIFALNDAMAIGVLHELTVAGIRVPEDVSVIGFDSVEDGQYTQPSLSTIDPGPGWIAQRAVALLVERIEEQQAGRPPVPYRNEVAPFRLVQRQSTAL; from the coding sequence ATGGCCGTGACCATGCATGACGTCGCCCGTTTGGCTGGGGTCTCGGTCAAGACCGTCTCAAACGTCGTCAACGACTACCCGCACGTGCGTGAGTCCACACGCACCAAAGTCCTCGATGCCATCGACAAGCTCGGCTACAAGGTCAACCAGTCGGCGCGCAACCTGCGCCGCGGTTCCACCGGGCTCGTCTGCCTGGCAGTCCCCGAGCTGAAACTCGCCTACTTCGCGGAACTCGCCGACGCGGTAATCGCCGCCGCCGAGAAGTACGACCGCACGGTACTGATTGAGCAGACGAACTCCGATAGGGAGCGTGAGCTGCGGGTACTGCACGACTCTCGCCGCCATCTGTTTGACGGACTGCTGTTCAGCCCGCTCGAGCTGGGGCAGGATGACATCGCCCAGTTCCACGTCGACTACCCGCTGGTGCTGCTGGGGGAGCGTGTTTTTGGTGCGCCCGCAGACCACGTGACCATGGCGAACACGGAGGCGGCGTACCAGGCCACCACACACCTGCTGGGCCTGGGGCGCAGGCGGGTCGCGCTGATCGGTGCGCATGCGGGCGAGGTCGTCGGCTCGGCCGGACTGCGCGAGGCCGGCTACCGGCAGGCGCATGCGCAGGCCGGACTCGTGGTGGATGAACGGTTGGTGCGCGAGGCGGGCCTGTGGCATCGGGCCAGCGGGGCGGAGGCCACGCGGAGGCTGATCTCAGACGGTGTCCAGTTTGATGCGATTTTCGCGCTCAATGACGCCATGGCCATTGGTGTGCTGCACGAGCTCACGGTCGCGGGCATTCGGGTTCCGGAAGATGTGTCGGTGATCGGCTTCGACAGCGTCGAGGACGGCCAGTACACCCAGCCTTCGCTGAGCACTATCGATCCCGGTCCGGGCTGGATCGCTCAGCGCGCCGTCGCCCTGTTGGTTGAGCGGATCGAAGAGCAGCAGGCCGGTCGCCCGCCCGTTCCCTACCGCAACGAGGTGGCTCCCTTCCGGCTCGTTCAGCGACAGTCGACGGCGTTATAG
- a CDS encoding 30S ribosomal protein bS22 encodes MGSVIKKRRKRMAKKKHRKLLRKTRHQRRNKK; translated from the coding sequence ATGGGATCTGTCATTAAGAAGCGCCGCAAGCGCATGGCCAAGAAGAAGCACCGCAAGCTGCTGCGCAAGACGCGGCACCAGCGTCGCAACAAGAAGTGA
- a CDS encoding helix-turn-helix domain-containing protein codes for MASGTSTPPSAAGAPSFLTVAEVAAMLRVSKMTVYRMVHSGDLPAMQVGRSFRVPERAVQQYLAAGLGDWGHENSASTGS; via the coding sequence ATGGCATCGGGCACCTCGACCCCACCAAGCGCCGCGGGCGCGCCCAGTTTCCTCACCGTGGCTGAGGTCGCCGCCATGCTGCGCGTATCCAAGATGACGGTCTACCGCATGGTTCACTCCGGGGATCTGCCCGCCATGCAGGTGGGGCGCTCCTTCCGGGTTCCCGAACGTGCGGTCCAGCAGTACCTGGCTGCGGGCCTGGGTGACTGGGGACACGAGAACTCGGCGTCGACCGGATCCTGA